The following are encoded in a window of Spea bombifrons isolate aSpeBom1 chromosome 2, aSpeBom1.2.pri, whole genome shotgun sequence genomic DNA:
- the NAXD gene encoding ATP-dependent (S)-NAD(P)H-hydrate dehydratase isoform X1: protein MSVSVQKLITSTRGFLWSDLETRALLNIWGEADVQYALDGNFRNSHVYRDVAGRLRELGFHRTPEQCRIRIKGLKRQYYQAREAFHKNGHARNVCRYYDEMDRILSNRPAPAISGEPACVPLPDPPGILLLQPPCLEELRQDTREEEEEMEDEEEPAGEGGPESSQDNFTEDSGEGASCYTERPIKVEEGTSFAIPVPPNDGYKPIQSNINPHVPHLKKSKKHHCSVALDAMMERFLQQSMDAEEKFYKYEEQRLQIEEKRREAEHTREIQMLQMLGQMLSGISSASQTAASSHASPPHRSNLRAYTMPFNTATSAFSSPIVLERSFSLRPTRPAKDMENIFQLVRNVIPPLTSKKHKGQDGKIGIVGGCQEYTGAPYFAAISALKVGADLSHVFCTKEAATVIKSYSPELIVHPVLDHPNAVSEIEKWLPRMHTVVIGPGLGRDESILETAKGIIEKAKSKGIPIVIDADGLWLIAQHPAIIQGYQRAVLTPNFMEFSRLYEAMLTEPVDSNDQHGSVLRLSQAMGNITIVQKGERDLISDGDKVLVCSHEGSSRRCGGQGDLLSGSLGVLVHWAFLAGPEKINGQNPFLVAAFGACSLTRQCNHQAFQKHGRSMTTSDMISEVGTAFNKLFET, encoded by the exons ATGTCAGTGAGTGTGCAGAAGCTGATCACCAGCACCCGGGGCTTCCTGTGGTCGGACCTAGAGACCCGTGCCCTGCTGAACATCTGGGGGGAGGCGGACGTGCAGTATGCTCTGGACGGTAATTTCCGCAACAGCCATGTGTACCGGGACGTAGCTGGCAGGCTCAGAGAGCTGGGCTTTCATCGCACCCCTGAGCAGTGTCGGATTCGCATCAAGGGTCTGAAGCGCCAGTACTACCAGGCCCGGGAGGCCTTCCACAAGAACGGGCACGCCCGCAATGTCTGCCGCTACTACGATGAGATGGACAGGATCCTCAGCAACCGGCCAGCACCGGCTATCAGCGGGGAACCGGCCTGTGTACCACTGCCAGATCCGCCCGGTATCCTACTGCTTCAGCCCCCCTGCTTGGAGGAGCTGCGCCAGGACACcagggaagaggaggaggagatggaggacgaggaggaaccTGCCGGGGAGGGGGGCCCCGAGTCGTCCCAAGATAACTTCACCGAGGACTCAGGGGAGGGCGCCTCCTGTTACACCGAGCGCCCCATCAAAGTGGAGGAAGGCACCAGCTTCGCCATCCCAGTGCCGCCCAATGATG GCTATAAACCTATTCAGTCCAACATAAACCCACACGTTCCACATCTCAAGAAATCCAAGAAGCACCATTGCAGCGTAGCCCTGGACGCAATGATGGAGCGCTTCCTACAGCAGAGCATGGACGCGGAGGAGAAGTTTTACAAATACGAGGAGCAGAGACTGCAGATTGAGGAAAAGCGCCGGGAAGCAGAGCACACGCGAGAAATCCAGATGTTACAGATGTTGGGACAAATGCTTAGCGGCATCTCTTCTGCTTCTCAGACGGCAGCCTCCAGCCATGCTAGCCCTCCTCACAGGTCCAATCTCCGAGCATACACAATGCCCTTTAACACGGCTACATCTGCTTTTTCTTCTCCTATAG TTTTAGAGAGATCGTTCTCTCTACGACCGACTCGCCCCGCTAAGGACATGGAGAACATTTTTCAGCTGGTGAGGAATGTTATACCACCTCTTACTTCAAAAAAGCACAAAGGACAGGATGGGAAGATAGGCATCGTTGGGGGATGTCAAGA ATACACTGGAGCTCCATACTTTGCAGCTATTTCAGCTCTTAAAGTG GGGGCAGATTTATCCCACGTGTTTTGTACCAAAGAAGCTGCAACTGTTATAAAGTCATACAGTCCGGAGCTAATTGTACATCCAGTTCT TGACCATCCAAATGCTGTTTCTGAGATTGAAAAATGGCTCCCAAGAATGCACACCGTTGTAATAGGACCAGGGTTGGGAAGAGATGAGTCCATCCTGGAAACTGCTAAG gGCATTATTGAAAAGGCCAAGTCTAAAGGCATTCCAATTGTAATTGATGCA GATGGACTTTGGCTTATTGCCCAGCATCCTGCCATTATTCAAGGCTACCAGAGAGCTGTGCTCACCCCAAACTTTATGGAGTTCAGCAGGCTTTATGAAGCTATG CTCACAGAACCCGTGGACAGCAACGACCAGCACGGAAGTGTTTTAAGACTCAGTCAAGCGATGGGGAATATAACCATTGTTCAGAAAGGAGAACGTGACCTCATTTCAGATGGAGACAAAG TGTTAGTGTGCAGTCATGAAGGCAGCAGTCGCCGCTGTGGAGGACAGGGAGACCTGCTGTCTGGCTCCCTTGGTGTATTGGTACACTGGGCATTTCTAGCTGGGCCAGAAAAAATTAATGG TCAGAATCCTTTCCTTGTGGCCGCCTTTGGAGCCTGTTCTCTCACAAGACAATGCAACCACCAAGCATTTCAAAAACATGGACGCTCAATGACCACAAGCGACATGATTTCTGAAGTTGGAACGGCTTTTAACAAGCTATTTGAGACCTAA
- the NAXD gene encoding ATP-dependent (S)-NAD(P)H-hydrate dehydratase isoform X2, protein MAVFGSLSAWVAVATTGVLAAILLYCLQEAVLERSFSLRPTRPAKDMENIFQLVRNVIPPLTSKKHKGQDGKIGIVGGCQEYTGAPYFAAISALKVGADLSHVFCTKEAATVIKSYSPELIVHPVLDHPNAVSEIEKWLPRMHTVVIGPGLGRDESILETAKGIIEKAKSKGIPIVIDADGLWLIAQHPAIIQGYQRAVLTPNFMEFSRLYEAMLTEPVDSNDQHGSVLRLSQAMGNITIVQKGERDLISDGDKVLVCSHEGSSRRCGGQGDLLSGSLGVLVHWAFLAGPEKINGQNPFLVAAFGACSLTRQCNHQAFQKHGRSMTTSDMISEVGTAFNKLFET, encoded by the exons ATGGCGGTCTTCGGCTCCCTCAGTGCCTGGGTAGCAGTGGCCACTACGGGGGTCTTAGCTGCTATTTTGCTGTACTGTCTACAGGAAGCAG TTTTAGAGAGATCGTTCTCTCTACGACCGACTCGCCCCGCTAAGGACATGGAGAACATTTTTCAGCTGGTGAGGAATGTTATACCACCTCTTACTTCAAAAAAGCACAAAGGACAGGATGGGAAGATAGGCATCGTTGGGGGATGTCAAGA ATACACTGGAGCTCCATACTTTGCAGCTATTTCAGCTCTTAAAGTG GGGGCAGATTTATCCCACGTGTTTTGTACCAAAGAAGCTGCAACTGTTATAAAGTCATACAGTCCGGAGCTAATTGTACATCCAGTTCT TGACCATCCAAATGCTGTTTCTGAGATTGAAAAATGGCTCCCAAGAATGCACACCGTTGTAATAGGACCAGGGTTGGGAAGAGATGAGTCCATCCTGGAAACTGCTAAG gGCATTATTGAAAAGGCCAAGTCTAAAGGCATTCCAATTGTAATTGATGCA GATGGACTTTGGCTTATTGCCCAGCATCCTGCCATTATTCAAGGCTACCAGAGAGCTGTGCTCACCCCAAACTTTATGGAGTTCAGCAGGCTTTATGAAGCTATG CTCACAGAACCCGTGGACAGCAACGACCAGCACGGAAGTGTTTTAAGACTCAGTCAAGCGATGGGGAATATAACCATTGTTCAGAAAGGAGAACGTGACCTCATTTCAGATGGAGACAAAG TGTTAGTGTGCAGTCATGAAGGCAGCAGTCGCCGCTGTGGAGGACAGGGAGACCTGCTGTCTGGCTCCCTTGGTGTATTGGTACACTGGGCATTTCTAGCTGGGCCAGAAAAAATTAATGG TCAGAATCCTTTCCTTGTGGCCGCCTTTGGAGCCTGTTCTCTCACAAGACAATGCAACCACCAAGCATTTCAAAAACATGGACGCTCAATGACCACAAGCGACATGATTTCTGAAGTTGGAACGGCTTTTAACAAGCTATTTGAGACCTAA
- the NAXD gene encoding ATP-dependent (S)-NAD(P)H-hydrate dehydratase isoform X3 has product MIGARCAALVLERSFSLRPTRPAKDMENIFQLVRNVIPPLTSKKHKGQDGKIGIVGGCQEYTGAPYFAAISALKVGADLSHVFCTKEAATVIKSYSPELIVHPVLDHPNAVSEIEKWLPRMHTVVIGPGLGRDESILETAKGIIEKAKSKGIPIVIDADGLWLIAQHPAIIQGYQRAVLTPNFMEFSRLYEAMLTEPVDSNDQHGSVLRLSQAMGNITIVQKGERDLISDGDKVLVCSHEGSSRRCGGQGDLLSGSLGVLVHWAFLAGPEKINGQNPFLVAAFGACSLTRQCNHQAFQKHGRSMTTSDMISEVGTAFNKLFET; this is encoded by the exons ATGATCGGTGCTCGGTGCGCAGCGTTAG TTTTAGAGAGATCGTTCTCTCTACGACCGACTCGCCCCGCTAAGGACATGGAGAACATTTTTCAGCTGGTGAGGAATGTTATACCACCTCTTACTTCAAAAAAGCACAAAGGACAGGATGGGAAGATAGGCATCGTTGGGGGATGTCAAGA ATACACTGGAGCTCCATACTTTGCAGCTATTTCAGCTCTTAAAGTG GGGGCAGATTTATCCCACGTGTTTTGTACCAAAGAAGCTGCAACTGTTATAAAGTCATACAGTCCGGAGCTAATTGTACATCCAGTTCT TGACCATCCAAATGCTGTTTCTGAGATTGAAAAATGGCTCCCAAGAATGCACACCGTTGTAATAGGACCAGGGTTGGGAAGAGATGAGTCCATCCTGGAAACTGCTAAG gGCATTATTGAAAAGGCCAAGTCTAAAGGCATTCCAATTGTAATTGATGCA GATGGACTTTGGCTTATTGCCCAGCATCCTGCCATTATTCAAGGCTACCAGAGAGCTGTGCTCACCCCAAACTTTATGGAGTTCAGCAGGCTTTATGAAGCTATG CTCACAGAACCCGTGGACAGCAACGACCAGCACGGAAGTGTTTTAAGACTCAGTCAAGCGATGGGGAATATAACCATTGTTCAGAAAGGAGAACGTGACCTCATTTCAGATGGAGACAAAG TGTTAGTGTGCAGTCATGAAGGCAGCAGTCGCCGCTGTGGAGGACAGGGAGACCTGCTGTCTGGCTCCCTTGGTGTATTGGTACACTGGGCATTTCTAGCTGGGCCAGAAAAAATTAATGG TCAGAATCCTTTCCTTGTGGCCGCCTTTGGAGCCTGTTCTCTCACAAGACAATGCAACCACCAAGCATTTCAAAAACATGGACGCTCAATGACCACAAGCGACATGATTTCTGAAGTTGGAACGGCTTTTAACAAGCTATTTGAGACCTAA
- the NAXD gene encoding ATP-dependent (S)-NAD(P)H-hydrate dehydratase isoform X4, with translation MENIFQLVRNVIPPLTSKKHKGQDGKIGIVGGCQEYTGAPYFAAISALKVGADLSHVFCTKEAATVIKSYSPELIVHPVLDHPNAVSEIEKWLPRMHTVVIGPGLGRDESILETAKGIIEKAKSKGIPIVIDADGLWLIAQHPAIIQGYQRAVLTPNFMEFSRLYEAMLTEPVDSNDQHGSVLRLSQAMGNITIVQKGERDLISDGDKVLVCSHEGSSRRCGGQGDLLSGSLGVLVHWAFLAGPEKINGQNPFLVAAFGACSLTRQCNHQAFQKHGRSMTTSDMISEVGTAFNKLFET, from the exons ATGGAGAACATTTTTCAGCTGGTGAGGAATGTTATACCACCTCTTACTTCAAAAAAGCACAAAGGACAGGATGGGAAGATAGGCATCGTTGGGGGATGTCAAGA ATACACTGGAGCTCCATACTTTGCAGCTATTTCAGCTCTTAAAGTG GGGGCAGATTTATCCCACGTGTTTTGTACCAAAGAAGCTGCAACTGTTATAAAGTCATACAGTCCGGAGCTAATTGTACATCCAGTTCT TGACCATCCAAATGCTGTTTCTGAGATTGAAAAATGGCTCCCAAGAATGCACACCGTTGTAATAGGACCAGGGTTGGGAAGAGATGAGTCCATCCTGGAAACTGCTAAG gGCATTATTGAAAAGGCCAAGTCTAAAGGCATTCCAATTGTAATTGATGCA GATGGACTTTGGCTTATTGCCCAGCATCCTGCCATTATTCAAGGCTACCAGAGAGCTGTGCTCACCCCAAACTTTATGGAGTTCAGCAGGCTTTATGAAGCTATG CTCACAGAACCCGTGGACAGCAACGACCAGCACGGAAGTGTTTTAAGACTCAGTCAAGCGATGGGGAATATAACCATTGTTCAGAAAGGAGAACGTGACCTCATTTCAGATGGAGACAAAG TGTTAGTGTGCAGTCATGAAGGCAGCAGTCGCCGCTGTGGAGGACAGGGAGACCTGCTGTCTGGCTCCCTTGGTGTATTGGTACACTGGGCATTTCTAGCTGGGCCAGAAAAAATTAATGG TCAGAATCCTTTCCTTGTGGCCGCCTTTGGAGCCTGTTCTCTCACAAGACAATGCAACCACCAAGCATTTCAAAAACATGGACGCTCAATGACCACAAGCGACATGATTTCTGAAGTTGGAACGGCTTTTAACAAGCTATTTGAGACCTAA